The Planococcus halocryophilus nucleotide sequence AGATCAAATTGGCTATGTGTCACAAGAAAGTGCCATGATGGGCGGGACAATTCGAGAAAACTTAACGTATGGGTTGCCAAACGCTGAGACGATTCAAACCGAAGAGCTATGGCGCGTTACACGTATGGCGTATGCAGAAGAGTTTATTCGCGAATTTTCGGATGGACTCAACACAGAAGTTGGAGAACGTGGGGTCAAGTTGTCGGGAGGACAACGTCAGCGAATTGCCATTGCGCGTGCTTTTTTACGAGATCCGAAAATCTTGATGATGGACGAAGCGACCGCAAGTTTGGATAGTCAGTCAGAGGGCATCGTTCAGCAAGCATTAAGTCGCTTAATGGAAGGGCGCACCACTTTAGTCATCGCGCATCGTTTATCGACGATTGTCGATGCTGACAAAATTGTCTTTATAGAAAAAGGACGCGTGACCGGAGTCGGGACGCATCAAGAACTGATTGCAACGCATTCCCTTTACCGAGATTTTGCAGCGCAGCAATTAACTTGACCTTGACGTAACGTCAAGGTGTAAGCTGGGTTTATCAGGAGGTGGCGAAATGGAATACACTGTACAGAAACTTGCGAATTTGTCTGAAATTAGTACGAGAACTTTGCGTTATTACGATGAGTTTGATTTGTTAAAGCCAGCACGTAAAAATTCGTCTGGCTACCGTATATACGGTCAGTCGGAACTCGATAAGCTGCAGCAAATTTTGTTTTATCGTGAACTCGGACTTGGACTCGAACAGATCAAAAACATCATCAATGATCCCGAATTTGATGGTTCGCAAGCTTTAGCAGAACACCGAGAAAAACTTCTCGCTAAGCGCGTGCAACTAGACCTCTTGATTAGCAATGTGGAAAAAACCATTTCCGCAAAAGAAGGAGCGAGCATGATGGCAGATACCGAGAAATTCCAAGGCTTTAAGCAAAAGCTAGTCGACGACAACGAACAGCAGTATGGCAATGAAATCCGCAGCAAATACGGCGACGAGCTAGTCGATCGATCCAATGCGAAAATGTTGAAGCTCAGTGAAGAAGACTATCAGAAGTTTATGAGTCTCGAGCAACAAATTTTAAGTGGTTTGGTTGAAGCGATGAAAACGGGCGCCCAAACGA carries:
- a CDS encoding MerR family transcriptional regulator; this encodes MEYTVQKLANLSEISTRTLRYYDEFDLLKPARKNSSGYRIYGQSELDKLQQILFYRELGLGLEQIKNIINDPEFDGSQALAEHREKLLAKRVQLDLLISNVEKTISAKEGASMMADTEKFQGFKQKLVDDNEQQYGNEIRSKYGDELVDRSNAKMLKLSEEDYQKFMSLEQQILSGLVEAMKTGAQTSETAQQIADLHRQWLSFTWPTYSKEAHRGLAEMYVADERFAAYYDKVQPGAAQFLRDAIRVYTS